A genomic segment from Spongiibacter sp. IMCC21906 encodes:
- the lgt gene encoding prolipoprotein diacylglyceryl transferase, whose product MLVHPNIDPVAFSLGPLSVHWYGLMYLAGFAAAWYVAKLRTRQPWSPIRADQIEDLVFYGAVGVVLGGRFGYVLFYNFPQFLDDPLWLFRVWEGGMAFHGGLLGVIVAVALYARRINAPIASVWDFIVPLAPIGLGLGRVGNFIGQELWGRPSDVPWAMVFPRDPLGLARHPSQLYQFALEGVLLFVIVFLYTRKQRPRLAPGGLFLLCYGSFRFFVEFFREPDRHIGFDAMGWLTRGQILSLPMIIGGGLLMIYAYRRARTRGEG is encoded by the coding sequence ATGTTGGTGCACCCAAATATAGATCCGGTGGCATTTTCTTTGGGGCCATTGTCGGTGCACTGGTATGGGCTAATGTATCTGGCTGGCTTTGCCGCGGCTTGGTATGTTGCGAAGCTCAGGACTCGCCAGCCTTGGAGCCCCATTCGTGCAGATCAGATTGAAGATCTGGTTTTTTACGGCGCGGTGGGGGTGGTGCTGGGCGGTCGCTTTGGTTATGTACTGTTTTACAATTTCCCGCAGTTTCTGGACGATCCCCTGTGGTTGTTTCGCGTATGGGAAGGCGGCATGGCCTTTCATGGTGGCCTGCTTGGGGTAATTGTGGCGGTCGCTCTCTACGCTCGGCGGATTAACGCGCCTATCGCGTCAGTGTGGGATTTTATTGTGCCCCTCGCACCTATTGGGCTTGGTTTGGGTCGCGTAGGGAATTTTATTGGCCAGGAATTATGGGGTCGCCCCAGCGATGTGCCTTGGGCGATGGTGTTTCCCCGCGATCCCTTGGGCCTGGCTCGGCACCCGTCGCAGCTCTATCAGTTTGCCCTTGAGGGAGTGCTGCTGTTTGTGATCGTGTTTTTATATACCCGCAAGCAGCGGCCACGGTTAGCGCCGGGTGGTTTGTTTCTTCTGTGCTACGGTAGCTTCCGCTTTTTTGTGGAGTTTTTTCGGGAGCCGGATCGGCATATTGGTTTTGATGCGATGGGATGGCTTACCCGCGGGCAAATCCTCAGTTTGCCGATGATTATTGGTGGTGGCCTTCTTATGATTTACGCATATCGGCGCGCAAGAACAAGGGGTGAGGGCTAG
- a CDS encoding thymidylate synthase: MQQYLDLIRDVRDNGVEKGDRTGVGTRSVFGRQLRFDLSKGFPLLTTKKVHLRSIIYELLWFLQGSCDNDWLREKGVSIWDEWALESGDLGPIYGKQWRSWACPDGSTIDQIAELIDMIRRKPNSRRLLVNAWNPADLPDETVSPQDNVRNGKAALPPCHTLFQFYVANGRLSCQLYQRSADLFLGVPFNIASYALLTHMVAQQCDLDVGDFVHTFGDCHLYLNHLTDDIVEEQLRRSPKALPRLSIKRRPESIFDYDFDDFDVLGYEPHPGIKAPIAI; this comes from the coding sequence ATGCAGCAGTATTTAGACTTGATTCGGGATGTCCGGGATAACGGTGTTGAAAAGGGCGACCGTACCGGGGTGGGTACGCGGTCTGTTTTTGGGCGTCAGCTTCGCTTTGACTTAAGCAAAGGGTTTCCGTTGTTGACGACCAAAAAGGTCCACTTGCGCAGCATTATTTATGAGTTGCTGTGGTTTCTTCAGGGCAGTTGCGATAACGATTGGCTGCGGGAAAAAGGCGTGAGTATTTGGGATGAATGGGCGCTGGAGAGTGGCGACCTTGGGCCAATTTACGGCAAGCAGTGGCGTAGCTGGGCTTGTCCGGATGGGTCAACGATTGATCAAATCGCCGAACTCATTGACATGATTAGGCGTAAGCCTAACTCTCGGCGCTTGCTGGTTAATGCCTGGAACCCGGCCGATTTACCTGACGAGACAGTGTCGCCTCAGGATAATGTGCGTAATGGCAAGGCGGCGTTACCGCCTTGCCACACCTTGTTTCAGTTTTATGTGGCGAATGGTCGCCTGTCTTGCCAGCTGTACCAACGTAGCGCTGACTTGTTTCTAGGGGTGCCTTTTAATATTGCTAGTTACGCGCTGTTGACCCATATGGTAGCCCAGCAGTGTGACCTGGATGTGGGCGACTTTGTTCACACCTTTGGTGACTGCCATCTTTATTTAAATCATCTGACGGATGATATTGTCGAAGAGCAGCTGCGGCGCTCGCCTAAAGCGCTGCCACGTTTAAGTATTAAACGCCGCCCGGAATCGATATTTGATTACGATTTTGATGATTTTGATGTGCTTGGTTATGAGCCGCATCCAGGAATAAAAGCACCGATAGCGATATGA
- a CDS encoding DUF3450 domain-containing protein, producing MKTHRLKTIALTAAATFALLAGSPVYSAEKADSEAAAAPKPKPKVPVGAVINVGERRVADAKKSQATIDRLAAETGDLLQDYKTIMKQVDGLRVYNARLEKQIAGQLRRISSLDKSISEATIIQRQITPLLIRMIDGLEQFVELDVPFHKEEREKRVEFLRKNMDRSDITIAEKFRQVLEAYKIENEYGRKIDSYKGVAEVEGSERDVNFLRIGRIGLLYQTTDGKQSGAWDKNKGSWVELDEGDYRGAIQKGLRIARKQASIDIMKLPIPAPEAAE from the coding sequence ATGAAAACGCATCGATTGAAGACAATCGCGCTGACGGCCGCTGCTACTTTTGCACTGCTGGCCGGATCGCCGGTTTATTCAGCTGAAAAAGCTGATTCTGAAGCTGCTGCGGCTCCAAAACCGAAACCCAAAGTTCCGGTAGGTGCCGTAATAAATGTTGGCGAAAGACGTGTTGCTGACGCCAAAAAATCCCAAGCGACAATTGATCGCTTGGCAGCAGAGACAGGAGATCTGCTGCAAGACTATAAAACCATCATGAAGCAAGTTGATGGCCTGCGAGTTTATAACGCACGTCTGGAAAAGCAGATTGCGGGCCAGTTGCGCCGTATATCCAGCTTGGACAAGTCCATCTCTGAAGCCACTATTATCCAGCGCCAAATTACACCACTGTTGATTCGTATGATCGATGGCTTGGAGCAGTTTGTTGAGTTGGATGTACCTTTCCACAAAGAAGAGCGTGAAAAGCGCGTTGAATTCCTGCGCAAAAACATGGATCGCTCTGATATCACCATCGCGGAGAAATTCCGTCAGGTGCTGGAAGCGTACAAAATTGAAAACGAATATGGCCGCAAAATCGACAGCTACAAAGGTGTTGCCGAAGTTGAAGGTTCTGAGCGTGATGTAAACTTCCTGCGTATCGGTCGTATCGGTTTGCTTTATCAAACTACCGATGGCAAGCAGTCTGGTGCCTGGGACAAAAATAAAGGCTCTTGGGTTGAACTGGACGAAGGCGATTATCGCGGTGCGATTCAAAAAGGTCTGCGTATTGCACGCAAACAGGCCTCAATTGACATCATGAAACTCCCGATTCCGGCTCCGGAGGCAGCAGAATAA
- a CDS encoding biopolymer transporter ExbD, with amino-acid sequence MSRKKRGGAEESSGEIDLTPMLDVVFIMLIFFIVTASFIKEAGVEVNRPEASTSNKKDNANILIAVTATNEIWIDKRRVDKRAVRSVVERMHAENPKGAVVVQADIASNTETVVSVIDASRAAGVYDVSLSTEDS; translated from the coding sequence ATGAGCAGAAAAAAGAGAGGCGGAGCCGAGGAGTCCTCGGGAGAGATAGATTTGACGCCAATGTTGGACGTCGTATTTATCATGCTGATTTTCTTCATTGTTACTGCATCTTTCATTAAAGAAGCGGGTGTGGAGGTCAACAGGCCAGAAGCGTCAACGTCGAATAAGAAAGACAATGCAAATATTCTTATTGCTGTTACCGCGACAAACGAAATATGGATCGATAAACGTCGGGTAGATAAGCGCGCAGTACGTTCCGTTGTTGAGCGTATGCATGCTGAAAACCCCAAAGGTGCTGTTGTTGTTCAGGCTGATATAGCTTCGAACACAGAAACAGTAGTTTCGGTTATCGACGCTAGCCGTGCGGCTGGTGTATACGATGTTTCTTTGTCCACGGAAGATAGCTGA
- a CDS encoding energy transducer TonB: MSIRILIGAALAFLVTAALFIIMPYLIESADKTLDEKPATKLADIQMPDTDIDVRKESKPDKPKVPDEPPPDMAQPDMDDANPDLEAVNMTPSQDFQLTNDTGGLSASDGEYLPIVKVAPIYPRRAQSRGVTGYCTVEYTVTKSGTTRDIVPVDCDPSGYFERASVKAAEKFKYKPRVVDGEPIEVPGIQNRFTYELEK, encoded by the coding sequence ATGAGCATTCGAATCCTGATCGGTGCCGCACTGGCGTTTTTGGTAACAGCTGCGCTGTTTATCATCATGCCATATCTGATCGAGTCAGCCGATAAAACGCTGGACGAAAAGCCAGCGACTAAGCTGGCCGATATTCAGATGCCGGATACCGATATCGACGTAAGAAAAGAGAGTAAACCAGATAAACCCAAGGTGCCTGATGAGCCACCACCCGATATGGCCCAGCCCGATATGGATGATGCAAATCCAGATCTGGAAGCCGTCAACATGACTCCTTCACAGGATTTTCAGTTGACCAATGATACGGGTGGTTTATCAGCTTCCGATGGTGAGTACCTGCCGATTGTTAAGGTGGCACCAATTTACCCACGTCGTGCACAATCACGTGGTGTAACGGGTTACTGCACAGTGGAATACACTGTGACTAAATCAGGCACAACGCGGGACATCGTTCCTGTTGATTGTGACCCCTCTGGTTACTTTGAGCGTGCTTCTGTAAAGGCCGCAGAGAAATTTAAATACAAGCCGCGGGTTGTAGACGGGGAGCCAATAGAGGTTCCTGGTATTCAAAACCGCTTTACCTATGAGTTGGAAAAATGA
- a CDS encoding tetratricopeptide repeat protein: MMTDYHLSRRLLRPVLVKLGCSVALGAAAMLTVPVASTVLQPMMGDAVTGVAHAAEEKEKKRQETRKTPAIRAKIFEKLNEAQVATEEKRYNDAIKHLDELRDTEGKKALNSYELANLYNLYAFVYFTQEKYDLALKAYENVVKQPDIPIAMELNTKYTIAQLYFISENYDKGVKTLLEWFKFKDQLGEDPGAGAYALLSQGFYQLQKMDLALKYIEVAIDDYQKRGKVPKEQWWSLQRFLYYEKGDTKRVVAILEETLKHYQKKAYWLQLSSMYNELKKETEATAAMEAAYEDGLLTKDKELINMAYLFLQSEVPYKAARVMDKAIKDGKVPPTSKNLELLANSWRQSQEIKKAIPEMEKAASKSEKGELWSRLGSVYLDNEEFEKAEEAIQNAFKKGDIKRPDNAYLVLGMARFNLKKYDGARRAFDEAMKSDDTKEYASSWLQFMENELARQEALKD, translated from the coding sequence ATGATGACTGATTATCACTTGAGTAGACGGTTACTACGTCCGGTGCTGGTCAAGCTAGGTTGTTCCGTAGCTCTTGGTGCTGCGGCAATGCTTACCGTTCCGGTTGCAAGTACCGTTCTACAGCCAATGATGGGGGACGCCGTAACTGGCGTCGCTCACGCGGCTGAAGAGAAAGAAAAGAAACGTCAGGAAACGCGTAAAACACCTGCGATTCGCGCCAAAATTTTCGAAAAATTGAACGAGGCGCAGGTTGCAACCGAGGAGAAGCGTTATAACGACGCGATTAAACACCTCGATGAGCTACGTGATACTGAAGGCAAAAAAGCCCTTAATAGCTATGAGTTGGCTAACCTTTATAACCTCTATGCCTTTGTATATTTCACCCAAGAGAAATACGATCTTGCGTTGAAAGCATACGAAAACGTTGTAAAGCAGCCTGATATCCCCATAGCGATGGAGCTGAACACTAAGTACACGATTGCGCAGTTGTACTTTATTTCAGAAAACTACGACAAAGGTGTTAAAACCCTTTTGGAGTGGTTTAAGTTCAAAGATCAGCTAGGTGAAGACCCAGGTGCAGGCGCATATGCTCTGTTGTCGCAAGGTTTTTATCAGCTGCAGAAAATGGACTTAGCGCTTAAGTACATTGAAGTCGCAATTGATGACTATCAAAAGCGTGGAAAAGTGCCTAAAGAACAGTGGTGGAGTTTGCAGCGTTTTCTTTACTACGAAAAAGGCGACACCAAGCGCGTAGTGGCGATTCTTGAAGAGACGCTCAAGCACTATCAGAAGAAGGCGTACTGGTTACAACTTTCTTCTATGTACAATGAGCTGAAAAAAGAGACTGAAGCGACTGCTGCAATGGAAGCGGCCTATGAAGATGGTCTTCTGACGAAAGATAAAGAGCTAATTAATATGGCTTATTTATTTTTGCAGTCTGAAGTACCTTATAAGGCAGCTCGGGTGATGGATAAAGCCATTAAAGATGGCAAGGTTCCTCCGACCTCCAAAAATCTAGAATTGTTGGCTAACTCCTGGCGTCAATCGCAGGAAATCAAGAAAGCCATTCCAGAAATGGAAAAAGCAGCGTCTAAATCTGAAAAAGGTGAGCTGTGGTCACGTTTGGGTAGTGTCTACCTGGACAATGAGGAGTTTGAAAAGGCTGAAGAAGCGATTCAGAATGCCTTTAAAAAAGGTGACATCAAGCGCCCGGACAACGCCTATTTAGTACTTGGTATGGCCCGTTTCAATCTCAAGAAGTACGACGGTGCTCGCAGAGCTTTTGACGAAGCAATGAAAAGCGACGATACCAAGGAATATGCTTCCTCTTGGTTGCAGTTCATGGAAAACGAGCTAGCTCGCCAGGAAGCGTTAAAAGATTAG
- a CDS encoding MotA/TolQ/ExbB proton channel family protein codes for MKHKFLKAAVIAASGTLAMIAGPAMAADEASSLDDLLKMVKQGHATDMKEARAREQRFVAARSEQKAMLEKGKQTLKDEEKRSADLEATFEENETILTEKQRQLKERLGTLTELFGHLTSTAGDMRTNFQNSLISVQYPGRDEFVTTLIDKMSGAEELPSIEEIERMWFEIQREMTESGKVVKFDTTVTTADGKKEEQTVVRIGTFNLVNTNGEYLQYVPETGALQVLARQPSGSYMDWAEELASASSGMSAFGVDPTGPTGGSYLAALIDSPTIKERWHQGGVVGYVITAVGCLALLIAIWRLVVLTIEDMKVGAQLKSSQAMTNNSLGRVIKVHEDNPSMDSETLELKLSEAILKETPRLERSLNLLKIIAAVAPLLGLLGTVTGMIITFQAITIFGAGDPKAMAGGISGALVTTVLGLIVAIPTVLLHTFVSGRAKKIMHILDEQSTGIIAEHTEGRAG; via the coding sequence ATGAAACACAAATTTCTCAAGGCCGCAGTCATTGCGGCGAGCGGAACTCTAGCGATGATTGCCGGGCCGGCGATGGCTGCCGATGAGGCGTCGTCTCTAGATGATTTGTTGAAAATGGTCAAACAAGGCCATGCAACTGACATGAAAGAAGCGCGTGCTCGTGAGCAGCGTTTTGTCGCGGCTCGTTCTGAGCAGAAAGCGATGCTGGAAAAAGGCAAGCAAACTCTGAAAGACGAAGAGAAGCGCTCTGCTGATCTGGAAGCTACTTTCGAAGAAAATGAGACGATTCTTACTGAGAAACAACGTCAGTTAAAAGAGCGTCTGGGTACCTTGACTGAGCTGTTTGGTCACTTGACCTCTACCGCCGGTGATATGCGTACTAACTTCCAAAACTCGTTGATCAGCGTTCAATACCCTGGTCGTGATGAGTTCGTAACAACGTTGATCGATAAAATGTCTGGCGCTGAAGAGCTGCCAAGCATAGAAGAGATCGAGCGTATGTGGTTTGAGATTCAGCGCGAAATGACTGAATCTGGCAAGGTGGTTAAATTTGACACCACTGTAACGACTGCAGACGGTAAGAAAGAAGAGCAAACAGTTGTTCGTATAGGTACCTTCAACTTGGTTAACACCAATGGTGAATACCTGCAGTACGTGCCTGAAACAGGTGCATTGCAAGTTCTGGCTCGTCAGCCTTCTGGTTCATACATGGACTGGGCTGAAGAACTGGCCAGCGCAAGCTCTGGTATGTCAGCTTTCGGTGTTGACCCCACAGGTCCTACCGGTGGTTCTTACTTGGCAGCGTTAATTGATAGCCCGACTATCAAAGAGCGTTGGCACCAAGGTGGCGTGGTTGGTTACGTCATTACTGCAGTAGGTTGCTTGGCATTGCTGATTGCGATTTGGCGTCTGGTGGTTCTGACTATCGAAGACATGAAAGTGGGTGCTCAGCTGAAGAGCAGCCAAGCCATGACTAATAACAGTCTGGGTCGTGTTATCAAGGTTCATGAAGATAACCCGAGCATGGATTCTGAAACCCTTGAGCTGAAGCTGTCAGAAGCCATATTGAAAGAGACTCCACGTCTGGAGCGCTCTCTCAACTTGCTTAAGATCATTGCTGCGGTTGCGCCGTTGCTGGGTCTGCTTGGTACGGTTACCGGTATGATCATCACCTTCCAGGCAATCACGATCTTCGGTGCTGGTGATCCTAAAGCAATGGCTGGCGGTATCTCTGGTGCATTGGTAACTACCGTACTGGGTCTGATTGTAGCGATTCCAACTGTATTGCTGCATACCTTTGTTAGTGGTCGTGCTAAGAAAATCATGCACATCCTTGATGAGCAGAGCACTGGCATTATCGCTGAGCACACAGAAGGACGGGCGGGGTAA
- a CDS encoding MotA/TolQ/ExbB proton channel family protein: protein MYQLNEWIDIIRRFMEAGGDVLWAIAGLTFLMWTLSIERVWYYKFGLSKDVNAAINTWEGRSERKSWNAHQIREKLISEVAIKIEASLPMIQTMVALCPLLGLLGTVTGMIEVFNIMAVTGGGDAKSMAGGVSKATIPTMAGMVAALSGVFISTYIKGIANRESELLEDHLTTDH from the coding sequence ATGTACCAACTGAATGAATGGATAGACATCATTCGTCGGTTCATGGAGGCAGGCGGCGATGTTCTTTGGGCCATCGCCGGCCTAACCTTCCTGATGTGGACGTTGTCTATCGAGCGAGTTTGGTATTACAAGTTTGGGCTGTCGAAAGATGTAAATGCCGCAATCAACACCTGGGAAGGTCGTTCTGAACGTAAAAGTTGGAATGCCCACCAAATCCGCGAAAAGCTGATTTCCGAGGTGGCTATTAAGATTGAGGCAAGCTTGCCAATGATTCAGACCATGGTGGCACTATGTCCGCTGCTGGGTTTGTTGGGAACTGTAACCGGGATGATTGAAGTATTTAACATCATGGCGGTAACAGGTGGCGGCGATGCTAAGTCGATGGCTGGCGGTGTTTCAAAAGCAACAATTCCCACTATGGCGGGTATGGTTGCCGCGTTGTCTGGGGTGTTTATCAGCACCTATATCAAAGGCATTGCGAATCGCGAAAGCGAACTTTTGGAAGACCATCTGACAACCGATCACTAA
- a CDS encoding dihydrofolate reductase, whose amino-acid sequence MSVVVETQPRVSMIVAMSNQRVIGVNNTLPWHLSDDLKRFKALTMGKPIIMGRKTWDSIGRPLPGRVNIVISRQVGFALAGAQVCSGPEVALERALQEAKAAGLDEVFIIGGDAVYKKMLRFTDRIYLTEVDISVDGDAWFPELESKTWLEQDRQCYPMKPEGQPGFCFVTYQRKHSD is encoded by the coding sequence ATGAGCGTAGTAGTAGAAACTCAGCCTCGTGTGTCCATGATTGTCGCAATGAGCAATCAGCGTGTTATTGGTGTGAATAACACCTTGCCTTGGCACCTCTCTGATGATTTGAAGCGCTTTAAGGCGTTGACTATGGGCAAGCCTATCATTATGGGGCGAAAAACATGGGACTCCATTGGCCGACCGCTACCGGGTCGGGTCAATATTGTTATCAGTCGGCAAGTGGGGTTTGCATTGGCGGGTGCGCAAGTGTGTTCTGGGCCAGAGGTCGCTTTGGAACGAGCTCTGCAAGAGGCTAAAGCGGCGGGGCTGGATGAAGTATTTATCATTGGTGGTGACGCTGTTTATAAGAAGATGCTCCGTTTTACGGATCGAATTTATCTGACTGAGGTCGATATATCCGTTGATGGTGATGCCTGGTTTCCTGAGTTGGAGTCAAAAACTTGGCTAGAGCAAGACCGGCAGTGTTACCCAATGAAACCTGAAGGGCAGCCGGGTTTTTGCTTTGTCACTTATCAGCGAAAACATAGCGACTGA